The following coding sequences are from one Argonema galeatum A003/A1 window:
- a CDS encoding CHAT domain-containing protein — protein MFNWLSNMAEKLLGVYRKYLAGITLKAEADRLLNLGIEQYNKSQFRAALQSWQQALTIYREIGDRQGEANSLGNLGNAYDSLGQYQVAIDYHQQSLAIEREIGSRQGEANSLGSLGLAYQSLGQYQVAIDYHQQYLAIAREIGSRQGEANSLGNLGLAYRSLGQYQVAIDYLQQTLAIAREIGYRQGEAISLGNLGNAYDSLGQYQVAIDYLQQYLAIAREIGYRQGEANSLGSLGIAYDSLGQYQVAIDYHQQSLAIAREIGDRQGEAGSLNNLGNTYLQTNQLAEAEENLYASMQIKETLRSELTNYDHKVSIFETQTATYRLLQEVLVAQNKFDTALEISERGRTRAFVELLTKTLFTTNVGAGLAEDLKQEQITSQQNPPLEANVNLSSVQIQQIAESQKATIIEYSIINPDIYIWVILPNGEIAFRRANLEPLQQLNQTLDDLESIILKSRVSIGIEEKDADGQKIQLESEFKRDNQGRYPLLQLLYEILISPIADLLPKHPNAKVIFIPHYNLFLVPFPALQNPADGSYLIENHTILTAPSIQILDLTHQHHQNIRGLNQAALVVGDPILDPKFSADPYKLKPIPAAKEAAQAIAALLETEAITGEKATKAVILDRILGVRIAHISAHGLLDDFGDSGIPGAIILAPNSATDDGAIRAIDILALKLNSEIVVLSACSTGKGKITGDGIIGLSRCFILAGVPSVIVSLWNMGALSAKLLMTEFYQNLERGMDRAAALRYAMLTTKAEEGLDSPADWAAFTLIGETESLSLNTRKIEQQELTMPFSPESTPQEIIDAFFKLLETSNVFSNYLEFMEELKAEPADSAQEIAKKIEAWCKDKLGIEKGINNKLCQMGAGGTESKPDEEVAREFNDRLLENRTRLGSPPPSSSSGTKDKN, from the coding sequence ATGTTTAATTGGTTGAGTAATATGGCAGAAAAGCTGCTTGGAGTGTATAGAAAATACTTAGCAGGGATTACCTTAAAAGCAGAAGCAGATAGATTGTTGAATCTAGGAATTGAGCAATATAATAAAAGTCAATTTCGCGCCGCTTTGCAGTCTTGGCAACAGGCATTAACTATTTATCGGGAAATCGGTGATCGTCAAGGGGAAGCTAATTCCCTGGGGAATTTGGGAAATGCTTACGATTCCTTGGGACAATACCAAGTTGCGATCGATTACCATCAGCAGTCTCTCGCCATTGAAAGGGAAATCGGATCTCGTCAAGGGGAAGCTAATTCCCTGGGGAGTTTGGGACTTGCTTACCAATCCTTGGGACAATACCAAGTTGCGATCGATTACCATCAGCAGTATCTCGCCATTGCCAGGGAAATCGGATCTCGTCAAGGGGAAGCTAATTCCCTGGGGAATTTGGGACTTGCTTACCGTTCCTTGGGACAATACCAAGTTGCGATCGATTACCTTCAACAGACTCTCGCCATTGCCAGGGAAATCGGATATCGTCAAGGGGAAGCTATTTCCCTGGGGAATTTGGGAAATGCTTACGATTCCTTGGGACAATACCAAGTTGCGATCGATTACCTTCAGCAGTATCTCGCCATTGCCAGGGAAATCGGATATCGTCAAGGGGAAGCTAATTCTCTGGGGAGTTTGGGAATTGCTTACGATTCCTTGGGACAATACCAAGTTGCGATCGATTACCATCAGCAGTCTCTCGCCATTGCCAGGGAAATCGGTGATCGTCAAGGGGAAGCGGGATCTTTAAATAATCTAGGCAATACTTACCTCCAAACTAACCAACTCGCAGAAGCCGAAGAAAACCTTTATGCCTCAATGCAAATTAAAGAAACTCTGCGTTCTGAATTAACAAATTATGACCATAAAGTATCAATCTTTGAAACCCAGACAGCAACCTACCGCCTGCTGCAAGAAGTCTTAGTCGCCCAAAATAAATTCGATACCGCCTTAGAAATATCCGAACGGGGACGTACCCGCGCCTTCGTGGAATTATTAACAAAAACCTTATTCACAACAAACGTAGGGGCGGGTTTAGCAGAAGATCTTAAGCAAGAACAGATAACTTCTCAACAAAACCCGCCCCTAGAAGCTAACGTTAATCTATCCTCTGTCCAAATTCAACAAATTGCCGAATCCCAAAAAGCCACCATCATCGAATATTCGATTATCAATCCAGACATTTACATTTGGGTAATTCTACCCAACGGAGAAATCGCCTTTCGTCGCGCCAACCTCGAACCCCTGCAACAACTAAACCAAACCCTAGACGACTTAGAATCAATCATCCTCAAATCTCGCGTTTCCATTGGCATAGAAGAAAAAGATGCAGACGGACAAAAAATTCAACTCGAATCCGAATTTAAACGCGACAACCAAGGGCGATATCCATTATTACAACTCCTCTATGAAATCCTGATTTCTCCCATCGCCGACTTACTCCCCAAACACCCCAATGCCAAAGTTATCTTTATTCCCCATTACAACTTATTTCTAGTTCCCTTTCCCGCCCTACAAAACCCCGCCGATGGCAGCTACTTAATTGAAAATCATACCATCCTCACCGCCCCTTCCATCCAAATATTAGACCTCACCCATCAACACCACCAAAATATTCGCGGATTAAACCAAGCGGCGTTAGTAGTAGGCGATCCAATTCTTGACCCAAAATTCAGCGCAGATCCCTATAAACTCAAACCCATTCCCGCAGCAAAAGAAGCAGCACAAGCAATTGCTGCCCTTTTGGAAACGGAAGCAATTACCGGGGAAAAAGCAACCAAAGCGGTAATTTTGGATCGCATCTTAGGAGTGCGAATCGCCCATATTTCCGCGCACGGACTGTTAGATGATTTCGGAGATTCAGGGATACCCGGTGCGATAATTTTAGCACCCAATTCGGCTACCGATGATGGTGCAATTAGGGCAATAGATATTCTCGCCTTAAAACTCAATTCGGAAATCGTAGTTTTGAGTGCTTGCAGTACGGGAAAAGGTAAAATAACCGGAGATGGGATCATCGGACTTTCCCGTTGCTTCATTCTCGCAGGCGTTCCCAGCGTCATCGTTTCCCTGTGGAACATGGGCGCACTTTCCGCCAAATTACTGATGACTGAATTCTATCAAAATTTGGAACGCGGCATGGATCGAGCCGCCGCTTTGCGATATGCTATGCTAACTACGAAAGCGGAAGAGGGATTGGATAGTCCCGCAGATTGGGCCGCTTTTACCTTAATTGGTGAAACCGAAAGTTTATCTTTAAATACACGAAAGATTGAGCAACAGGAGTTAACTATGCCATTTTCGCCAGAAAGCACACCGCAAGAAATTATCGACGCCTTTTTCAAATTATTGGAAACATCTAATGTATTTTCCAACTATCTAGAATTTATGGAAGAACTTAAAGCAGAACCTGCGGATAGCGCCCAAGAAATCGCAAAAAAAATAGAAGCGTGGTGCAAAGATAAACTCGGAATTGAAAAGGGTATAAATAACAAACTTTGCCAAATGGGTGCAGGAGGAACGGAGAGTAAACCCGATGAGGAAGTGGCGAGGGAATTTAATGATAGATTGTTGGAAAATAGGACGAGATTAGGTTCGCCTCCGCCTTCTTCTTCATCGGGAACAAAGGATAAGAATTAG
- a CDS encoding DUF751 family protein, with product MFEGFWLNISRYFSYFITITLGVLFFAFGWLVPLFKRPVTAIALVGFFVASLIFVALTLQAMLGLSPV from the coding sequence ATGTTTGAAGGATTTTGGCTTAATATTTCGCGTTACTTCAGCTACTTTATTACGATCACGCTGGGGGTATTATTCTTTGCTTTTGGGTGGTTAGTACCTCTTTTCAAGCGTCCGGTAACCGCGATCGCACTCGTTGGTTTTTTTGTCGCTAGCTTAATTTTTGTTGCCCTCACCCTACAGGCGATGCTGGGCTTGAGTCCCGTTTAG
- the rbfA gene encoding 30S ribosome-binding factor RbfA: protein MATDRRVSRVAALIQREVSQLLQNGIKDDRVGSGMVSVTDVNVSGDLQHAKIFVSIYGTPEAKAETMAGLKAATGYVRREIGQRVRLRRTPEVVFMEDKSLERGDRIITLLNQINQDRHDDDPIEEDNEKDYAVSAEEED, encoded by the coding sequence ATGGCTACAGATCGTCGCGTCTCTCGCGTTGCGGCACTAATTCAACGCGAAGTCAGCCAATTGCTCCAAAACGGCATCAAAGATGACCGGGTGGGCTCAGGTATGGTCAGCGTCACCGATGTGAATGTTTCTGGCGACCTTCAGCACGCCAAGATATTCGTCAGTATCTACGGCACGCCTGAAGCAAAGGCGGAAACGATGGCGGGGTTAAAGGCGGCGACTGGTTATGTGCGTCGGGAAATCGGTCAACGGGTACGTCTGCGCCGGACGCCAGAGGTGGTGTTTATGGAGGATAAATCCCTGGAACGAGGCGATCGCATTATCACCCTCCTCAACCAAATTAACCAAGACCGCCATGATGACGATCCGATCGAGGAGGATAATGAGAAGGACTACGCAGTCTCGGCGGAAGAAGAGGACTAA
- a CDS encoding glycoside hydrolase family 3 protein: MKSSKLPDLDKLTLAEQVAQMVVVRASGYLFDHQIKYPQWEPPAAKLQHLIANLGVGGVILLGGSAAELALRSQQIQNWAKIPLLIAADIEEGVGQRFSGATWFPPPMAIGAIAQRDLNLAEQYAEQMGAIIAQEAIALGINWVLAPVVDVNNNPDNPVINVRAFGETPAVVSQLAAAFIEGAKRYPVLTTAKHFPGHGDTAVDSHLELPVIPHSPARLAEIELPPFAAAISAGVDTVMTAHLLIPNWDRERPATLSHPILTGQLRENLGFEGLIVTDALVMGAIANEYGTNEAPVLAVEAGADILLMPVDPEGAIAAICDAVTSGRISPDRIRASVERIWQAKLKVFQAGSGGVGEWGSNFILQPLKEIGQPAFLAAPVNILRETTEVFGSVPLQVANLVNLRNLIVVDNLLDCKFIDRQAPAIAIPVQLGYTTQLCDIHTPSASNSDDLQPTLMQVFIRGNPFRGSAGISSVAEDWFKKLLKAGKLQALILYGSPYIKKQFLDLLPSDIPCLYSYGQIYAAQAIALEALFGK; this comes from the coding sequence TTGAAATCTTCTAAATTGCCAGATTTAGATAAACTTACCCTCGCAGAACAAGTAGCCCAGATGGTTGTAGTGCGAGCCTCTGGCTACTTGTTCGATCACCAAATCAAGTATCCCCAATGGGAACCACCCGCAGCTAAGTTACAGCATTTAATCGCCAATCTTGGCGTGGGTGGGGTTATTCTACTTGGGGGTAGCGCGGCTGAATTGGCGCTGCGATCGCAACAGATCCAAAACTGGGCCAAAATTCCGCTCCTGATCGCCGCCGATATTGAAGAAGGCGTCGGTCAGCGTTTTTCGGGTGCTACCTGGTTTCCTCCACCGATGGCAATTGGTGCGATCGCTCAAAGAGATCTTAACCTCGCCGAACAATATGCCGAGCAGATGGGAGCGATAATTGCTCAAGAAGCAATTGCTCTAGGCATAAACTGGGTACTGGCACCAGTCGTCGATGTTAATAACAATCCCGATAATCCGGTTATCAATGTCCGCGCCTTTGGCGAAACTCCCGCCGTCGTCAGTCAACTCGCCGCTGCTTTTATCGAAGGTGCGAAGCGTTATCCCGTTTTAACCACCGCCAAACATTTTCCCGGACACGGCGACACTGCGGTAGATTCTCACTTGGAATTACCCGTAATTCCTCATTCCCCAGCCAGATTGGCAGAAATTGAGTTACCACCTTTCGCCGCCGCTATTTCTGCTGGTGTAGATACGGTAATGACGGCTCATCTGCTGATCCCGAATTGGGATCGGGAACGACCAGCCACTCTATCTCATCCCATTTTGACGGGTCAGTTACGCGAAAACCTGGGCTTTGAAGGTTTGATTGTCACAGATGCTTTGGTGATGGGTGCGATCGCAAATGAATATGGTACTAACGAAGCCCCCGTTTTGGCAGTGGAAGCTGGTGCTGATATTCTACTCATGCCGGTAGATCCAGAAGGTGCGATCGCAGCAATATGCGATGCCGTAACATCTGGACGCATCTCTCCCGACAGAATTCGCGCCTCTGTAGAACGCATCTGGCAAGCTAAACTCAAGGTGTTTCAGGCGGGGAGTGGGGGAGTGGGGGAGTGGGGGAGCAATTTTATCCTTCAGCCTTTGAAGGAAATTGGACAACCTGCATTTCTTGCCGCACCTGTCAACATTCTGCGAGAAACTACAGAAGTTTTCGGGTCTGTGCCTTTACAGGTAGCCAATTTAGTCAATTTACGTAACTTAATAGTGGTAGATAATCTACTAGACTGTAAGTTTATCGATCGCCAAGCACCTGCGATCGCTATCCCTGTGCAATTAGGCTACACTACTCAGTTATGCGATATCCACACACCCAGCGCTTCCAACTCCGATGACCTACAACCCACGCTCATGCAAGTCTTTATCCGAGGCAATCCTTTCCGAGGCAGTGCTGGAATATCATCTGTTGCTGAAGATTGGTTTAAGAAACTATTAAAAGCAGGTAAACTTCAAGCCCTAATACTTTACGGTAGCCCATATATCAAAAAACAATTTTTGGATCTTCTTCCTTCGGATATACCTTGTCTATATTCCTACGGACAGATTTATGCAGCACAGGCGATCGCCTTAGAAGCATTATTTGGTAAATAA
- a CDS encoding DUF4327 family protein, which produces MSVNTVSTKSIQYSLDVIQEEARRLVHKGVVSRQQPIYTLCQYIPAREWAWVECELEKSNYLLRDRIADLMGREEWEND; this is translated from the coding sequence ATGAGCGTAAACACAGTTTCCACTAAATCCATTCAATACTCTCTAGATGTAATCCAAGAAGAAGCGCGTCGGCTTGTACATAAAGGAGTTGTCAGCCGTCAGCAACCCATCTACACTCTCTGCCAATATATTCCTGCGCGTGAATGGGCCTGGGTTGAGTGCGAGTTGGAAAAATCCAACTATTTACTCAGAGATCGGATAGCCGATTTAATGGGTCGCGAAGAATGGGAAAACGACTAG
- a CDS encoding RNA-guided endonuclease InsQ/TnpB family protein, translating into MLIYEAKLKGTEDQYRLIDEMLRTGLFVRNKALRYWIDNPGVNGMDLNKYCKVLADNPEFPWVKKLNSMARQAMAERAWLAISRFFSNCQSKTCIKRSRNPSEKKGYPRFRKLQNRASIEYKTCGWKLSSDRRYITFTDGFKAGTFKLWGTRDLHFYQSKQIKRVRIVRKSDGYYAQFCLDYERKEKHNPTGKNLGIDVGLNHLYTDSEGKQIENPRFLRKAEKSLKKAQRKLSRTKKWSKNRSKARNRLGRKHLKVERQRKDFVVKLARALVQSSDLVAFEDLQVRNMVKNHHLAKSINDASWSMFRSWLEHFGKVFDVTVIAVPPHYTSQNCSQCHQIVKKSLSVRTHQCPHCGHIQDRDWNAAINILNKALSILSKISENTVGQTGINASGEIGQYLEKEIPPGKSTRRKRKSKEQSLESPAIFGTPN; encoded by the coding sequence ATGCTAATTTACGAAGCAAAGTTAAAAGGAACAGAAGACCAGTACCGCCTTATTGATGAGATGTTGCGGACGGGGCTTTTTGTTCGTAATAAAGCTTTGCGCTACTGGATAGATAATCCAGGCGTGAATGGCATGGACTTAAATAAGTATTGCAAAGTATTAGCTGATAATCCTGAATTCCCTTGGGTTAAAAAGTTGAACTCAATGGCACGTCAAGCAATGGCGGAACGTGCTTGGTTAGCCATATCCAGATTTTTCAGTAATTGCCAATCTAAGACTTGTATTAAGCGTAGTCGAAATCCATCAGAAAAAAAAGGCTATCCCAGATTTAGAAAGCTACAAAATAGAGCATCTATCGAGTACAAAACTTGTGGTTGGAAACTGTCATCAGATAGAAGATATATTACTTTTACCGATGGATTTAAAGCAGGAACATTCAAACTTTGGGGGACTAGAGACTTACATTTCTATCAAAGTAAGCAAATCAAACGGGTACGGATAGTTAGAAAATCTGATGGCTATTATGCTCAGTTTTGCCTTGATTATGAACGAAAAGAAAAACATAATCCAACCGGCAAAAATCTGGGTATTGATGTTGGGTTAAATCATTTATATACTGATTCTGAAGGCAAGCAAATAGAAAATCCGCGCTTTTTACGAAAAGCTGAGAAATCCCTGAAAAAGGCACAGCGTAAGTTATCGAGAACTAAAAAGTGGTCTAAAAATCGCTCTAAAGCCCGAAATAGATTAGGAAGAAAACACCTAAAAGTAGAAAGGCAACGTAAAGATTTCGTCGTTAAGTTGGCGAGAGCGTTAGTCCAGTCGTCAGACTTGGTAGCCTTTGAGGATTTACAGGTGAGAAACATGGTAAAAAACCATCATCTTGCTAAGTCTATTAATGATGCTTCGTGGTCAATGTTCCGCAGTTGGTTAGAACATTTTGGGAAAGTATTTGATGTGACAGTGATTGCTGTTCCACCTCATTACACATCTCAAAATTGTTCTCAATGCCACCAAATTGTTAAAAAATCATTGAGCGTTAGAACGCATCAATGTCCTCATTGTGGACATATTCAGGATAGAGATTGGAATGCCGCAATTAATATTCTCAACAAGGCGTTGTCAATCTTAAGCAAAATTTCTGAAAATACCGTCGGGCAGACGGGAATTAACGCCTCTGGAGAGATTGGTCAATACTTGGAGAAAGAAATTCCTCCCGGCAAATCAACTCGTAGAAAGAGGAAATCCAAAGAGCAATCTTTGGAATCCCCCGCTATATTCGGTACTCCGAATTAG